Below is a genomic region from Spirosoma radiotolerans.
AATCCTTCGGCGACATTCTAAAGGCTCAATACGCAACTGATTTGGGCGAGGGCATCGCTTATTTAGAGCGAATGCAGGCAGCGGCCAGCCGAATGTCTACGCTGATTCGGGACCTGCTGGCCTATTCGCGGATTTCAACCCAGCAGGAGGTGACATCCGTTGTGCCGCTCACGCAGGTTGTCCGGCAGACCGTCCTGGATTTAGACCTGCTCATTGGGGAAACTGATGCTTCAATCCAGATTGATGTTCTGCCAACGGTGCAGGGTGACGCGTCTCAATTGGGTCAGCTGTTTCTGAATTTACTGGGTAATGCCGTTAAGTTTCGTCGGACCGGGGTGGTTCCCCAAATTACAGTTCGGGCCCACCAGGTACTGGCGTCTGAACTGCCCCCGACGGTTCGCCCCACGCGGGTGGCGAACACCTACCATTGCATTGATGTGGCCGATAATGGAATCGGGTTTGATGATAAGTATGTCGACCGCATCTTTCATGTGTTCCAACGCCTGCATGGGCGAAGCGAGTATGCAGGCACGGGCATTGGGTTAGCCATTTGTGAGAAGGTGGCGGCCAATCATGGAGGTGCTATCACGGCTACCAGTCGACCCGGTCAGGGGGCGACGTTTAGTGTTTATTTACCAAACTAAGTTTACAAAGGGGGTGAGAAGATACGAGTGAACAGACGTCCATTTTGAAAGGTGCCTCCGCTTAGTATCTTTAAGGAACGAATCCAGGCCCTTGGGAAAATCTATGACCACCCTTGAGCAATTTCTCGGTGCTACCAACTTAGACGATGCGTCGCTATTGGCCAGGCAACTTAGCAATCCTACTACCCAGGAGAAAGCGGTTATTATGGCGCTCATTGACGAGTGGAATAACGAACAGGCCATCGCAAACCTTTTGCACTAACTTTTCCCCAACCCGGTGTATGACAGGCGGGGCATAAACAGGAAAGACGCTTTGCCAGCAACGTTGTCAGTTCGCCAATCACTCCCATACGCGTCGGGTTGTAGGAGGGACGCATGTCTGTTTCCTTAAAAGCCCCTTCCAGGGTGGGCAGAGACTGACGCATGACACCGATCACTGATTTTTTGTGCTTACTTTTATCCAGCACGGTAAAAAAACTGGCAGTCGGTGTACTGCCAGTCACTCATGATGTTAAAAACTATCCTGTCTTGAGCTATCCGGTACGGAGATAATTCTACCGTCTGCTTCCCTTTTTACCCGTATACCGGTGGGCTTTTCTTTAGGCTTGCTCTCGCAGGCTAAAAGGCTGAATGTGAGTAGTATCAAAATTGCTTTCATAACTCAAAGTTAACTAAAATACGCTCCGCGCTATAAGCATGCCAACCATTATGAATAGGTTTTTACGCATCATGATTATCGACAAAAAAGGACCGCAGCCGCAGACGGTCGCAACGGCGCACCGTAAAAATCGTCATGACTTCATAAAGAAGTGTTCACCTCTAACAATTGTTTTACAGGTGAACGCTTTCAGCAAACACAATAACCACCGACGCGATTGCGTCGGGTTTGTTACTCGCAGTGAGTCCAATGGCTACTGTTTGAACGACTGCCTGAACGCCAGGGGCGAAAGCCGGGTCTTTGCTTTAAACAACCGGCTAAACGATTGTAAATGTTCAAATCCCAATTCGTAAGCGATCTCGCTCATGGAAAGCTCAGTGGTGGATATTCGTTCTTTAGCTCTTTCGATTAGCTTTTCATGGATGTAGTGCTGGGTGTTTTGGCCTGTATGCATCCGCAACAGGCTGCTTAAATATTTTGGTGAGATGTGCAGCAGGGCGGCCATGTCGTTTACAGTCGGCAATCCTTTGGTTGTCGGCTGCCCACTGTTTAAA
It encodes:
- a CDS encoding DUF6671 family protein, yielding MRQSLPTLEGAFKETDMRPSYNPTRMGVIGELTTLLAKRLSCLCPACHTPGWGKVSAKGLRWPVRYSTRQ